GTCTAGCTCAAAATCTGGTCTTACCATCAAGATTTCAATAGGAGTATTAGTATTCTCCTTGTTTGTAACGGTGACTGCCGCTGTTGCAGTGAGAAAATCAAGAAAACTCCATCAGAAAGCCAAGGAGAGACAAGAGTTGCTGAAAGCCAACAATGTGATGAGATCGGCAAGGATGTTTAGCTTAAAAGAGGTGAAGAAAGCAACAAACGGGTTCTCTAAAGATAGAATATTAGGCATTGGTGGATTCGGTGAAGTTTATAAAGGTGAGCTTGCTGATGGAACAGCTGTAGCGGTTAAGTCTGCTAAAGTAGGCAACCTAAAGAGTACTCAACAAGTTCTTAATGAAGTGGAGATACTTTCCCAAGTGAGTCATAAGAATCTGGTTCGGCTTTTGGGATGTTGTGTAGAAGCAGGGCAGCCATTGATGATCTATGAGTACATTTCAAGAGGAACACTTCATCATCATTTGCATGGGGAGTCATCCACCACCTTTTTAAACTGGAAGTTAAGACTGAGTATCTCTTTACAAACTGCGGAAGCATTGGCTTATCTTCACACGGCTGCTCACACGCCCATTTATCATAGAGATATCAAGTCCACTAACATACTCTTGGATGATGACTTCAATGCAAAAGTCTCGGATTTTGGGCTTTCCAGACTGGCTCGACCAGGGTTGAGCCATGTCTCCACTTGTGCTCAAGGGACGTTGGGCTACTTGGACCCTGAGTATTACAAGAATTATCAGTTAACAGATAAAAGTGATGTTTATAGTTATGGCGTTGTATTGCTTGAAATCCTCACCAGCAAAAGAGCCATTGACTTTGGACGACAGGAAGACGATGTGAACTTGGCGGTTTATGTGGCGAAACGAGCAGACTCGGTTATGGATGTTGTGGACCAACGATTGGTGGTCGGGGAGGGTCGAGTTTCAGATAGTATTCGGCTCTTTTGCGAGCTTGCACTTGCATGTTTAAGTGAGAAGAAAGGGGATAGACCAACCATGAAAGATGTTGTTCAACAACTCCAGTCCATTCTTGATCATCTAGAAGAGATCATATGAAGTAATTGCAGACTTTGACGATTTTTATCCCATTAgttaattgtgtgtgtgtgatataAACACATGTGTGGTGGGTGTATTATTCCTTTTCTTAATGAGTGTGAAACAagataaaaaaggaaaaaaagtaAGTTTAGTATCCATAATGTATcttattataaataaataaataaataaagttttcTTATCATGATAATTTTGTACATTGTTGACTTATCTCAAATTATGCCTACAAAGCTCCTCTTTTCTTAATATGCTGATGCTCACGAAC
Above is a window of Helianthus annuus cultivar XRQ/B chromosome 14, HanXRQr2.0-SUNRISE, whole genome shotgun sequence DNA encoding:
- the LOC110872862 gene encoding wall-associated receptor kinase-like 20 encodes the protein MFTLYLSSFQFHSSNSNMSRTTNLENTFFFLLCFFSYSCSQKICPKCGLLNVPYPLSTNPDCGDTDYTLRCDTHSKKLYLDALNKSSYPVVKINSKTQKLVIQTPPWVPNTCITQDYAVSEGLWLNQTLPFNISSSNTVFIFNCSPRLFVSPLNCTPSSLCHRYLEEGVDPTRALQCASSTNPCCTFIAGGLPSAYKIRLHASGCRAFRSIVDLDKEKPASLWEEGVEIQWAPPPEPLCKTQLQCQGSSTCQPIYQKGGISRCLCNKHYNWDHVLGVCLKNRSSSKSGLTIKISIGVLVFSLFVTVTAAVAVRKSRKLHQKAKERQELLKANNVMRSARMFSLKEVKKATNGFSKDRILGIGGFGEVYKGELADGTAVAVKSAKVGNLKSTQQVLNEVEILSQVSHKNLVRLLGCCVEAGQPLMIYEYISRGTLHHHLHGESSTTFLNWKLRLSISLQTAEALAYLHTAAHTPIYHRDIKSTNILLDDDFNAKVSDFGLSRLARPGLSHVSTCAQGTLGYLDPEYYKNYQLTDKSDVYSYGVVLLEILTSKRAIDFGRQEDDVNLAVYVAKRADSVMDVVDQRLVVGEGRVSDSIRLFCELALACLSEKKGDRPTMKDVVQQLQSILDHLEEII